A DNA window from Ornithobacterium rhinotracheale DSM 15997 contains the following coding sequences:
- a CDS encoding SusC/RagA family TonB-linked outer membrane protein, which translates to MKKILMSACLCFALGQMQTYAQVNEGKISYEVTQEVPLADFLSSLQSRTNVKIHFNKEDLKDINISPVDFKDESLADIGDYLSANLPVNVDFNNGEMYVSNLFGKGIYGIGNNVALDDLVVTALGIKREEKALSYNVQKVNNEELTRVKDANFVNTLNGKVAGVQIQRSAAGVGGATKVVMRGAKSLVGDNNVLYVVDGMPLTNDSRSAGGRYGKPGGGEGISDFNPEDIESISVLTGPSAAALYGASAANGVILITTKKGKEGKLNLSVSSNLEFSTPYIMPKFQNTYGNREGSFRSWGDKLSTPSSFNPKDFFSTGVNRTYAANLSLGTEKNQTYVSFASTNADGILPTNGYYRYNFGARNTAKFLNDKLHLDLSANYILQGDQNMISEGGYFNPLTSLYLFPRGESFEDVRAWERYNPTRGIYEVYWPYIVKQNGFTTENPYWIVNREMFQSKKHRYMLYSSLKYDITDWLNIVGRVRVDNTYTDVENKFSASTDRLFTNSIKGFYSNGKIENYQTYADFMANINKTFGDFNLVANIGTSYDDRQKPEIGIGGPLRYIPNLFSANNFDPNLSGTGGQKSRHTRNIAVFGSAELGYKSMLYLTLTGRNDWASQLVNSENPSIFYPSVGLSGVVSKMAKLPTFISFLKVRGSYTEVGSPITQLGVTPGTITYPLSPAAGLTPISTYPFPNFKAERTKSYEAGLNLKMFKNKFNLDLTLYHSNTYNQTFISNLPASSGYSGFYVQAGDVQNEGVELAVGLDQNFGEFNWNTNLTYTRNVNLIKELVRNYKNPVDGKLFNLDELYLKEQGNKFIREGDQISDVYVRGILSRDENGKLIEGKSGLYEIDRSQLIKIGHTTPDFSMGWNNQFSYKNFNLGFVINGNFGGIVNSSTQAQLDAFGVSKVTADARDNGGVNFKGTVYDAEKFYKTIGGEELMAYYTYDATNVRLQEASIGYTINGKKLLNNAVNKITLSLVGRNLWMIYNKAPFDPQLVASTGNYPGTEFFMTPSLRSFGFNVKIDF; encoded by the coding sequence ATGAAAAAAATTCTAATGAGCGCATGCCTGTGTTTTGCACTTGGACAAATGCAAACCTACGCACAGGTTAATGAAGGAAAAATCAGTTACGAAGTTACCCAAGAGGTTCCTTTGGCTGATTTCTTGAGCTCTCTACAGAGCAGAACAAATGTTAAAATTCATTTTAACAAAGAGGATTTAAAAGACATCAACATTAGTCCGGTTGATTTCAAAGACGAAAGCCTTGCAGATATTGGGGATTACCTTTCTGCAAATTTACCAGTAAATGTCGATTTCAATAATGGCGAGATGTATGTGAGCAACCTTTTTGGAAAAGGTATTTACGGTATAGGTAACAATGTTGCACTTGATGATTTGGTGGTGACGGCCTTGGGTATCAAAAGAGAGGAAAAAGCGTTGAGTTATAATGTGCAAAAAGTAAATAACGAAGAGCTCACTCGTGTAAAAGATGCAAACTTTGTAAATACCTTAAATGGTAAGGTTGCTGGAGTTCAGATCCAAAGAAGTGCTGCAGGTGTAGGTGGAGCGACTAAGGTTGTAATGCGTGGTGCTAAATCTCTTGTAGGAGACAACAATGTACTATATGTAGTGGATGGTATGCCACTTACCAACGACTCTCGCTCAGCTGGAGGTAGATATGGAAAACCTGGTGGAGGTGAAGGAATTTCGGATTTCAACCCAGAGGATATTGAAAGCATCTCTGTATTAACAGGGCCTTCTGCTGCGGCACTATATGGTGCATCTGCAGCAAATGGTGTGATTTTAATTACAACTAAAAAAGGTAAAGAAGGAAAACTTAATTTAAGTGTTTCTTCCAACCTAGAATTTTCTACACCTTACATCATGCCTAAGTTCCAGAACACTTATGGAAACAGAGAAGGATCGTTCAGAAGTTGGGGAGACAAACTCAGTACGCCATCTAGCTTTAATCCTAAAGATTTCTTTAGCACTGGAGTGAATAGAACTTATGCTGCCAATTTATCTTTAGGTACAGAGAAAAATCAAACTTATGTTTCATTTGCTTCTACCAATGCCGATGGTATTTTGCCTACAAACGGATACTATCGATACAATTTTGGCGCTAGAAACACTGCTAAATTCTTAAATGATAAATTGCATTTAGATTTAAGTGCAAACTACATTTTGCAAGGAGACCAAAACATGATTTCAGAAGGCGGATATTTTAACCCACTAACATCTCTTTACTTATTCCCAAGAGGAGAAAGCTTTGAAGATGTTAGAGCATGGGAAAGATATAATCCAACTCGCGGAATTTACGAGGTTTACTGGCCTTATATCGTAAAACAAAATGGATTCACTACAGAAAACCCTTATTGGATTGTAAATCGTGAGATGTTCCAAAGCAAGAAACATAGATATATGCTATATTCTAGCTTAAAATATGATATTACCGATTGGTTAAATATCGTAGGGCGTGTCCGTGTAGATAACACTTATACCGATGTAGAAAATAAATTCTCTGCCTCTACAGATCGTTTATTTACCAATTCAATTAAAGGGTTCTATAGCAATGGGAAAATTGAAAATTATCAAACTTATGCCGATTTTATGGCAAACATCAATAAAACATTTGGTGATTTCAATTTAGTAGCAAATATAGGTACTAGCTACGATGATAGACAAAAACCTGAGATTGGAATTGGTGGACCTTTAAGATATATTCCAAACTTATTCTCTGCCAACAACTTTGATCCAAATTTAAGTGGAACTGGAGGGCAAAAATCAAGACATACTCGCAACATTGCAGTATTTGGTAGTGCAGAATTAGGCTATAAGAGCATGCTATATTTAACCTTAACTGGTAGAAATGACTGGGCTTCTCAATTAGTAAATTCAGAAAATCCATCAATCTTCTATCCTAGCGTTGGTTTATCTGGTGTTGTTTCTAAAATGGCTAAGTTACCAACATTTATTTCGTTCTTAAAAGTGAGGGGTTCTTATACAGAAGTAGGTTCTCCTATCACTCAGTTGGGGGTCACACCTGGAACCATTACCTATCCACTATCACCAGCTGCAGGACTCACTCCTATATCAACTTATCCATTCCCTAACTTTAAGGCTGAGAGAACTAAATCATACGAGGCTGGTTTGAATTTAAAAATGTTCAAAAACAAATTTAATTTAGACTTAACACTCTACCATTCAAACACCTACAACCAAACATTCATTAGTAATCTTCCTGCATCCTCAGGATATAGTGGATTCTATGTTCAGGCTGGAGATGTACAAAACGAGGGTGTAGAATTAGCTGTTGGGCTAGATCAAAACTTTGGAGAATTCAACTGGAATACTAATTTGACTTATACTCGAAATGTCAACCTTATCAAGGAATTGGTAAGAAATTACAAAAATCCAGTAGATGGTAAATTATTTAACCTAGATGAGCTTTACCTTAAAGAGCAAGGGAATAAATTTATCCGAGAAGGAGATCAAATCAGCGATGTATATGTGAGAGGAATCCTTAGCCGTGATGAAAATGGAAAATTAATTGAAGGTAAATCTGGATTATATGAAATTGATCGTAGCCAATTAATCAAAATCGGACATACTACTCCAGACTTCTCTATGGGATGGAACAACCAGTTTTCATACAAGAACTTCAATTTAGGATTTGTAATCAATGGTAACTTTGGAGGCATTGTAAACTCAAGCACACAAGCTCAGCTAGATGCATTTGGTGTTTCAAAAGTAACAGCTGATGCTCGTGACAACGGAGGAGTAAACTTCAAAGGAACTGTATATGATGCCGAGAAATTCTACAAAACCATCGGTGGCGAAGAATTAATGGCATACTATACATACGATGCAACCAATGTTAGATTACAAGAAGCAAGCATTGGATATACTATTAATGGTAAAAAATTATTGAATAATGCTGTAAATAAAATCACTCTATCATTAGTTGGAAGAAACTTATGGATGATTTATAACAAGGCACCATTCGACCCTCAATTAGTAGCATCTACAGGAAACTATCCTGGCACTGAATTCTTTATGACTCCAAGCTTAAGAAGTTTTGGATTTAATGTGAAAATTGATTTTTAA
- a CDS encoding RagB/SusD family nutrient uptake outer membrane protein, producing the protein MNLNIKNSGKFLIASAALIAQSCLNDFQEINTNPLNPTAAQKNLDGVAAGGYFTDFQKRVVPTRSNGENTDRPNEYQVAFNLASDNWSGYMSPMANKFNNGNNFTTYYMITGWVNYTYQTMFTNIMNPWIQIKQQTHDKEMVDGKPVFKKKDLLNQANFAVAQIIKIQALHKTTDMFGPLPYTEISSGNMYVPYDSQEAIYKSFFEELDEAVQTLSNYSQINDKILEEFDGVYHGDVKKWMKLGNSLMLRLAMRVKYVDRGLSEKYVAKALSNPGGVITTLDDIAMLKTGNLFNYLNSIHLLWDAYNDCRMGATIYSYLTGFNDPRLNAYFKQGSVNAGGSKQFLAVRTGVPQQDNINFYTTYSVPNIEDDTPTYWFKASEVLFLKAEAALEGYNVVGNAKDLYEEGVKMSFAENNLNIGNYLATSGTSGNYTDPKNPTYDAKAPSNVSKKWDDVTSNEEHLEQIITQKYIAIYPDGQEAWSEWRRTGYPKQITAYLNKTNAGVITSNGYKNGIRRFPFPQSELDQNTQNVTKATSLLKGADNSATRLWWDANPKLN; encoded by the coding sequence ATGAATTTAAATATTAAAAATTCCGGTAAATTCTTGATAGCAAGTGCTGCACTTATCGCACAAAGCTGTTTAAACGATTTCCAGGAAATAAACACAAATCCACTAAATCCTACAGCTGCTCAAAAAAACCTTGATGGTGTTGCTGCAGGTGGTTATTTTACAGACTTTCAAAAAAGGGTAGTTCCTACTCGTAGTAATGGTGAAAACACTGATAGACCAAACGAATATCAAGTTGCATTCAACCTTGCATCAGATAACTGGTCTGGCTACATGTCTCCCATGGCAAACAAGTTCAATAATGGTAACAACTTCACCACCTACTACATGATTACAGGTTGGGTGAATTATACTTACCAAACTATGTTTACAAACATCATGAACCCATGGATCCAGATCAAGCAACAAACGCATGATAAAGAAATGGTAGATGGTAAACCTGTATTCAAGAAAAAAGATTTACTAAACCAAGCAAACTTCGCCGTTGCGCAAATCATCAAGATTCAAGCTTTGCATAAAACAACGGATATGTTTGGCCCACTACCTTATACCGAAATCAGCTCTGGAAACATGTATGTCCCTTATGATTCTCAAGAAGCAATTTATAAATCATTTTTTGAAGAACTAGACGAAGCTGTACAAACACTTTCTAACTACTCACAAATCAATGATAAAATCTTAGAAGAATTTGACGGCGTATATCATGGTGATGTAAAAAAATGGATGAAACTAGGAAATTCCCTAATGCTTCGTTTGGCAATGCGTGTAAAATATGTAGATAGAGGTTTATCAGAAAAATATGTAGCAAAAGCTTTATCAAACCCAGGAGGAGTTATCACCACGCTTGACGATATAGCAATGCTTAAGACAGGTAACTTATTCAATTACCTCAACTCAATTCATCTATTGTGGGATGCCTATAACGACTGTAGAATGGGGGCTACCATTTATTCATATTTAACTGGATTTAATGATCCTCGTTTAAATGCTTATTTCAAACAAGGTAGTGTGAATGCAGGAGGGTCAAAACAATTTTTAGCTGTAAGAACTGGTGTTCCACAACAAGACAACATCAACTTCTACACCACCTACTCAGTTCCGAATATTGAAGATGACACCCCTACTTATTGGTTTAAAGCATCAGAGGTATTATTCTTAAAAGCTGAAGCAGCTTTAGAAGGGTACAATGTAGTCGGCAATGCCAAAGACCTCTATGAAGAAGGTGTAAAAATGTCCTTTGCTGAAAACAATCTTAATATTGGAAATTATCTAGCAACTAGCGGGACATCCGGAAATTATACAGATCCTAAAAACCCAACATACGATGCCAAGGCTCCGAGCAATGTCAGCAAAAAATGGGATGATGTTACTAGTAATGAAGAACATTTAGAACAAATCATCACACAAAAATACATTGCAATCTACCCAGACGGGCAAGAAGCATGGAGCGAATGGAGAAGAACAGGTTATCCAAAACAAATTACAGCCTATTTAAACAAAACTAATGCTGGTGTTATCACAAGCAATGGGTACAAAAATGGTATAAGACGCTTCCCATTCCCTCAAAGTGAGTTAGATCAAAATACTCAAAACGTAACTAAAGCCACAAGCTTACTTAAAGGTGCAGACAATTCAGCAACTCGCCTATGGTGGGACGCTAATCCTAAATTAAATTAA
- a CDS encoding BT_3987 domain-containing protein, whose product MKKIKHILLATGASWALFGCSYEDSVPKVQDPNTSVGYIEQLLNGGKLRFTVDDEGGKTLITPRISDISNGSASFDIEVAPELLEAYNREKNANYQVLPNNVFNLINTGNKNQKGKKLHIDLAEGEYGANIEVTVGRMIDESGNKLPVSTSYAIPVRMSNIKGKNIVNTGKNTEAIIFLNRRFTTSVMRMVGRITLQSKDDKVRLFDEWTAQYTFMPERVNNNFGLMYPNNQENEKRGHSTYYATLYGGQVTQFTPSGGKLKFNQPGFEDFTFEAGKWYNISLVYQGGNLSFYVNGELAYKSAWGAVPDWTGMHLGNGSFNGYAREIRFWSKPLTPEEINSTMYFADPAADGLEVYLPLNKEVGYSNVAKGKEDSYVISFDSGASASSINFETEVTIP is encoded by the coding sequence ATGAAAAAAATTAAACATATATTATTAGCAACAGGTGCTAGTTGGGCATTATTTGGATGTAGCTACGAAGATAGCGTGCCAAAAGTTCAAGACCCAAACACATCAGTTGGGTATATAGAGCAGCTTCTAAATGGAGGTAAACTTAGATTTACTGTTGATGATGAAGGAGGTAAAACTTTAATCACGCCGAGAATTTCAGACATAAGCAATGGGTCTGCATCATTTGACATAGAAGTAGCTCCAGAGCTTTTAGAAGCATACAATCGCGAGAAAAATGCTAATTATCAGGTTTTGCCTAACAATGTATTTAACCTAATTAATACAGGGAATAAAAACCAGAAAGGAAAAAAACTGCATATTGACCTCGCTGAAGGAGAATATGGCGCCAATATCGAAGTTACTGTAGGTAGAATGATAGACGAATCTGGAAATAAACTTCCCGTATCTACAAGCTACGCAATCCCTGTAAGAATGAGTAACATCAAAGGGAAAAATATCGTGAATACTGGAAAAAACACCGAGGCTATTATCTTCCTCAACCGACGATTCACAACTAGTGTAATGCGTATGGTAGGTAGAATTACCCTACAATCAAAAGACGACAAAGTTCGATTATTTGATGAATGGACAGCACAGTACACTTTCATGCCAGAAAGAGTTAACAACAACTTTGGTTTAATGTATCCAAATAACCAAGAAAACGAAAAAAGAGGACATTCCACTTATTATGCAACCCTTTATGGAGGGCAAGTAACACAATTCACACCATCAGGAGGTAAACTTAAATTCAACCAGCCAGGATTTGAAGACTTTACCTTTGAAGCTGGTAAATGGTATAACATTTCACTTGTTTATCAAGGAGGAAACTTAAGTTTTTATGTCAACGGAGAATTAGCCTACAAGAGTGCATGGGGTGCTGTTCCAGATTGGACGGGAATGCACCTAGGAAACGGATCATTCAATGGTTACGCTAGAGAAATTCGTTTCTGGAGCAAACCCCTTACTCCTGAGGAAATCAACAGCACCATGTATTTTGCCGATCCAGCAGCCGATGGCCTTGAAGTCTACCTACCTCTGAACAAAGAAGTTGGTTATTCAAATGTCGCCAAAGGAAAAGAAGACAGCTATGTCATAAGTTTTGACAGTGGTGCTTCTGCTAGCTCAATTAACTTTGAAACAGAAGTTACTATACCATAA
- a CDS encoding glycoside hydrolase family 18 produces MKNYTKILLLLFCAPLFFTSCSEWTETEKVDIEVPVVMNQLRERDIKKWAEERNLQKEADLSVEEWNKKVAKMYDAYYENLRAYKKSKHKIVYGWFGGWSATEGLNQTWLTHLPDSVDVVSIWGGTSAFDEKDPRYADLKYAQEVKGLKVLLCWQTGTSGLGLPGGVEKFNERHEGKTSVQKAVAYAQELTEFIKKHNFNGYDIDWEPNVGNHGGGCHNLYENCPTRKYSDTSENSAAPIRAFIKEMGKNFGPQQTTEYNPRNTGTLFFFDGELIDMSDRFPEMGIYFDYFLEQNYGHAEARSSYLNAGKRIKGWDKNKHIICSEFEKNANDGGICGKNCAAQKANGILRQGLGGFGAYHIELDPNYRNTRQVIRILNPRELYNNFLP; encoded by the coding sequence ATGAAAAATTACACTAAAATATTATTATTACTTTTCTGTGCTCCACTTTTCTTCACTAGCTGTAGCGAATGGACAGAAACAGAAAAAGTAGACATAGAAGTTCCCGTTGTAATGAATCAACTCAGAGAGAGAGACATTAAAAAATGGGCAGAAGAAAGAAATCTCCAAAAAGAAGCAGATCTTAGCGTTGAAGAATGGAATAAAAAAGTAGCTAAGATGTATGATGCTTATTACGAAAACCTGAGAGCTTACAAAAAATCTAAGCACAAAATCGTTTATGGATGGTTTGGAGGCTGGAGCGCCACTGAAGGTTTAAACCAAACTTGGCTAACTCATCTTCCAGATAGCGTAGATGTTGTATCTATCTGGGGAGGGACAAGTGCATTTGATGAAAAAGATCCACGCTATGCTGATTTAAAATACGCACAAGAGGTTAAAGGTTTAAAAGTTCTACTATGTTGGCAAACAGGAACCTCTGGATTAGGGCTTCCTGGAGGAGTTGAAAAATTCAATGAAAGACATGAGGGAAAAACTAGTGTTCAAAAGGCGGTTGCTTATGCACAAGAGCTTACAGAATTCATCAAAAAACATAATTTTAACGGATATGACATCGACTGGGAACCAAACGTTGGAAACCATGGCGGAGGGTGCCACAACCTTTATGAAAATTGCCCAACCAGAAAATATAGCGACACTTCTGAAAATAGTGCAGCTCCTATTAGAGCTTTTATTAAAGAAATGGGTAAAAATTTCGGACCTCAACAAACAACTGAATACAATCCTAGAAATACAGGAACCCTATTTTTCTTTGACGGAGAACTTATCGACATGTCTGATAGGTTTCCAGAAATGGGTATATATTTTGACTATTTCTTAGAGCAAAACTATGGACATGCCGAAGCTAGAAGCTCATATTTAAACGCTGGAAAAAGAATTAAAGGCTGGGATAAAAACAAACACATCATCTGCTCAGAATTTGAAAAAAATGCAAATGATGGTGGAATCTGTGGAAAAAATTGTGCTGCACAAAAAGCTAATGGAATCCTAAGACAAGGATTAGGTGGTTTTGGTGCTTACCACATAGAACTAGACCCTAACTATAGAAATACAAGACAAGTAATCCGTATTTTAAACCCAAGAGAATTGTATAATAACTTTTTACCATAA